The following proteins come from a genomic window of Paenibacillus antri:
- a CDS encoding glycoside hydrolase family 43 protein: protein MTYLSKTRVSDQGDGTFANPILHADYSDPDAIRVGEDFYMTASSFGHIPGLPILHSKDLINWRLIHHAIPHMPLPGYDKPQHGNGVWAPSIRFHDGMFWIFYGDPDVGIFMTKASEPAGEWSEIHLVHEGKGLIDACPFWDDDGQAYLVHAYAHSRSGIKHRLRVRRMSPDGRRLLDEGVVVIDDPERHPTIEGPKMYKRGDYYYIFAPAGGVEEGWQTVLRARHPFGPYEDRIVLKQGNSPVNGPHQGAWIELASGESWFMHFQHKDAYGRIVHLQPMTWMDDDWPSMGEDADGDGIGEPVLRAPKPNVGNRYPIETPATDDGFDQERLGLQWQWQANPESGWYSLAERSGWLRLYSRRSPESASSLYQAPYLLLQKFPALSFQAGVRLDGTGLREGDSAGLIVFGYSYAALILAFNENGNAELRLLEGDTEKQAIAWKLETSAPELSLRVLVEPGAMCTFQYSFDGMHYESVARPPFQATVSKWVGAKVGLFAQADREVGGYADFDDFTVTDVPR, encoded by the coding sequence ATGACATACTTGTCCAAGACGCGGGTATCGGATCAGGGAGACGGAACGTTCGCCAATCCGATTCTGCACGCGGATTATTCCGATCCCGACGCCATTCGCGTCGGCGAAGACTTCTATATGACGGCTTCCAGTTTCGGACATATCCCGGGGTTGCCGATTTTGCATTCGAAGGATTTGATTAACTGGCGCTTGATCCATCACGCGATTCCGCATATGCCGTTGCCCGGTTACGATAAGCCTCAGCACGGGAACGGCGTCTGGGCGCCGAGTATTCGATTTCACGACGGGATGTTTTGGATTTTCTACGGGGACCCGGACGTAGGCATCTTCATGACGAAAGCGTCCGAGCCAGCCGGCGAATGGTCCGAAATTCATCTTGTACATGAGGGAAAAGGCTTAATCGACGCTTGCCCGTTCTGGGACGATGACGGTCAGGCGTACTTGGTGCATGCTTACGCGCATAGTCGGAGCGGGATCAAACATCGGCTTCGCGTGCGACGAATGTCCCCGGACGGTAGACGGCTTCTGGACGAAGGCGTCGTCGTGATCGACGATCCGGAGCGGCATCCGACAATCGAAGGACCGAAGATGTATAAACGCGGGGATTATTATTATATTTTCGCCCCGGCGGGGGGCGTCGAAGAAGGATGGCAAACCGTGCTTCGTGCGCGCCATCCATTCGGTCCGTACGAAGACCGCATTGTACTGAAACAAGGGAACAGCCCTGTGAACGGCCCGCATCAAGGCGCTTGGATCGAGCTGGCGTCCGGAGAATCCTGGTTTATGCATTTCCAGCATAAGGATGCCTACGGGAGGATCGTCCACTTGCAACCGATGACCTGGATGGACGACGATTGGCCGTCGATGGGGGAAGACGCGGACGGAGACGGGATCGGTGAGCCGGTGCTCCGCGCGCCGAAGCCGAATGTCGGGAACCGATATCCGATCGAGACTCCCGCAACAGACGACGGTTTCGACCAAGAACGATTGGGGCTGCAGTGGCAATGGCAAGCGAACCCCGAGTCGGGATGGTACTCGCTCGCGGAACGAAGCGGATGGCTGCGGCTGTATAGCAGGCGGTCGCCCGAAAGCGCCTCGTCGCTGTACCAAGCGCCGTACCTGTTGCTTCAGAAGTTCCCTGCTTTATCGTTCCAAGCCGGCGTTCGACTGGATGGCACAGGTCTTAGAGAAGGAGACTCCGCGGGTCTCATTGTGTTCGGGTACAGCTATGCCGCGCTGATCCTCGCGTTCAACGAGAATGGAAACGCGGAGCTCCGGTTGCTCGAGGGGGATACAGAGAAGCAAGCGATCGCGTGGAAGCTCGAAACCTCTGCACCCGAATTATCGCTGCGCGTTCTCGTCGAACCGGGCGCGATGTGCACATTTCAGTACAGCTTCGACGGAATGCATTATGAGTCGGTCGCCCGCCCTCCGTTCCAAGCGACCGTCAGTAAGTGGGTCGGCGCGAAAGTCGGTTTGTTTGCGCAAGCGGACCGCGAGGTCGGCGGGTACGCGGATTTCGACGACTTTACGGTTACTGATGTTCCGAGATAA
- a CDS encoding glycoside hydrolase family 95 protein, with amino-acid sequence MLSANDDRKLWYRKPASEWNEALPLGNGKLGAMVFGKVRSEIISLNEDSLWYGGPRDRHNPDAAAYLPRIRELVFAGRPKEAERLAALALTGLPETQRHYVPLGDVLLTFPNAKEEDAVEYVRDLNLSEAIARVRYRIGDVEYTRELLASHPDNVLAIRLAASVPGALDVTARLGRAKWRYAERIDRIGVNMLSMRGNGGGEGGVDFRAVLRCETVGGTVQSIGEHLVVEGAEEVVFYLAAATTFRHADPEAYCLERVDAAASKGYSAVREDHIADYARLFGRVRFSLGGDAEPAHLDTAERLERVKSGERDHGLTALYFHYGRYLLISSSRPGSLPANLQGIWNKDFLPSWDSKFTININLQMNYWLAESCNLSELHEPLFELIERLNLSGKRTAAVMYGCRGSAAHHNTDIWADSAPQDTWIPATYWPLGLVWLSLHLWERYRYTGDLEFLAKHYDILKESSLFALDFLVESPEGELVTCPSVSPENTYLLDNGDPAVFTYGATMDNQLLRALFGACIEASSLLHVDEAFRGELSEAASRLPRTRVGKHGQIQEWIHDYDEEEPGHRHISHLFGLHPGNEISVGGTPELAEAARVTLERRLANGGGHTGWSRAWIINFWARLENGKQAGEHLQALLAKSTLPNLLDHHPPFQIDGNFGGTAGIAEMLLQSQNDELHLLPALPPEWTEGEAYGLRARGGFTVSLTWVRGELEEARINAGLSRICRVRIGNSKPLEFAVTAGRTYALREGKFIETNPY; translated from the coding sequence ATGTTGAGCGCGAACGACGATCGGAAGCTTTGGTACCGCAAGCCTGCGTCGGAATGGAACGAGGCGTTGCCTCTGGGCAACGGGAAGCTCGGGGCGATGGTGTTCGGGAAGGTTCGCAGCGAAATCATTTCGTTGAACGAGGACTCCTTATGGTACGGCGGACCGCGTGACCGGCACAACCCGGACGCAGCGGCTTACCTGCCGCGGATCCGCGAGCTCGTCTTTGCCGGCCGTCCGAAGGAAGCCGAACGCCTAGCCGCATTGGCGCTTACGGGGTTGCCGGAGACACAGCGACATTACGTGCCGCTGGGAGATGTCTTGCTGACATTCCCGAACGCCAAAGAGGAGGACGCGGTAGAATACGTTCGGGATTTGAATCTATCGGAAGCTATCGCACGGGTCCGGTATCGGATCGGCGACGTAGAGTATACTCGAGAATTACTCGCCAGTCATCCGGACAATGTCCTCGCCATTCGATTAGCCGCGAGTGTACCCGGGGCGCTCGACGTAACGGCGCGGCTCGGTCGGGCGAAATGGAGATACGCCGAACGGATCGACCGAATCGGAGTCAACATGTTGTCGATGCGAGGGAACGGCGGCGGGGAAGGCGGCGTGGACTTCCGAGCCGTCCTTCGTTGCGAAACGGTAGGCGGCACGGTGCAATCGATCGGCGAACATCTCGTCGTCGAAGGCGCGGAAGAAGTCGTCTTTTACCTCGCGGCCGCGACGACGTTCCGACACGCCGATCCCGAAGCTTATTGCTTAGAGCGCGTAGATGCGGCCGCTTCCAAAGGGTATTCGGCGGTGCGCGAAGACCACATTGCGGACTACGCGCGGTTGTTCGGACGGGTTCGATTTTCGTTGGGCGGAGACGCGGAGCCGGCACACCTCGACACGGCCGAACGATTGGAGCGCGTGAAATCAGGGGAGCGGGATCACGGCCTGACGGCGCTCTACTTCCATTATGGGCGCTACTTGCTGATCTCCTCAAGCCGTCCCGGATCATTGCCCGCAAACCTTCAAGGGATTTGGAACAAGGACTTCCTTCCAAGCTGGGATAGTAAATTCACCATCAACATTAATCTGCAGATGAATTATTGGCTTGCGGAATCTTGTAATTTGTCGGAGCTGCACGAACCTCTTTTCGAACTGATCGAGCGTCTGAACCTTTCGGGGAAACGAACGGCCGCCGTCATGTACGGGTGCCGGGGTTCAGCGGCGCATCACAATACAGATATTTGGGCGGATAGCGCTCCTCAGGATACCTGGATCCCGGCAACGTATTGGCCGCTCGGGCTGGTATGGTTATCGCTCCATCTGTGGGAGCGCTACCGTTATACAGGAGATTTGGAGTTCCTGGCAAAGCATTACGATATATTGAAAGAGTCGTCGTTATTCGCATTGGATTTCCTTGTCGAGAGTCCGGAAGGGGAGTTGGTCACCTGTCCTTCCGTCTCGCCGGAAAACACTTATCTGCTGGATAACGGGGATCCGGCGGTGTTTACTTACGGAGCCACTATGGACAATCAGCTGTTGAGAGCGTTGTTCGGGGCATGCATCGAGGCATCGTCGTTGTTGCATGTCGACGAAGCTTTCAGAGGAGAACTGTCGGAGGCGGCTAGCCGGCTTCCGCGGACGAGGGTCGGGAAGCACGGGCAGATTCAGGAATGGATTCATGATTACGATGAAGAGGAGCCTGGACATCGCCACATCTCCCACCTGTTCGGACTGCATCCGGGCAACGAGATCAGCGTCGGCGGAACGCCGGAGTTGGCCGAAGCCGCGCGAGTTACGCTGGAACGAAGATTGGCGAACGGCGGCGGACACACCGGTTGGAGCCGCGCCTGGATTATTAACTTCTGGGCGAGACTAGAGAACGGGAAGCAGGCGGGAGAGCATCTTCAGGCTTTATTAGCCAAATCCACCTTGCCGAACTTGCTGGATCACCATCCCCCGTTCCAAATCGACGGCAATTTCGGCGGCACTGCCGGAATCGCGGAGATGTTGCTGCAAAGTCAGAACGATGAACTGCATCTGTTGCCGGCATTGCCTCCGGAATGGACGGAAGGGGAAGCTTACGGGCTGCGCGCGCGGGGGGGCTTTACGGTCAGTTTGACTTGGGTCCGAGGGGAGCTTGAAGAGGCCCGGATTAACGCGGGGCTGTCCCGTATTTGCAGGGTTCGAATCGGCAATTCGAAGCCGTTGGAGTTTGCGGTTACCGCCGGAAGAACGTACGCTCTGCGGGAGGGTAAGTTTATTGAGACGAATCCGTATTAG
- a CDS encoding response regulator transcription factor, whose amino-acid sequence MIKVMLIDDDVPVVEYLRKLVPWDALGLSVCAEAYSAAEALERFESVKPDILVTDIGLPDGNGIDLARRFRDARPALRVVFLTCHEDFQYVKEALRIDADDYVVKDELNPETFADTLRKAASRLALEQEQLERIAYKSDLERNRDVLLRQFFTELTGTGQPSAMLEHGRRLGIGWSDSNFAVGWFHLDAGDLAETYDRQRVELIRYAAYNIAAEVASDMRVTAFPFMDHRLWLIACDASADDATAELRRFAPLYQAKLAEFLKVRSYYFVEAESSDLPGLGALLHRARDRAEFEYFVDGAKGNMVRQATQGAARAGSEGLTAKWTEALAAGDRSLSHLYFSNIEQAIRETEREANGAKEKVLRCLQEASVRLGRSVPSGIHEDIDRSVRLEEAFRIVRWYADRLIQGNTSSSESSTDPDLKAINAFIYENMFRNVTSIDIARYLHLNPSYFSRYFKKLTGMNFTDHVHLIKMEEAKRLLAVGETAENTAYMLGYSDRAYFSKVFKKYTGLSPSEYKPRLQT is encoded by the coding sequence ATGATTAAGGTCATGCTTATCGACGACGATGTACCCGTCGTTGAGTATTTACGCAAATTGGTACCTTGGGATGCGCTGGGATTGTCGGTTTGCGCGGAGGCGTATTCCGCGGCTGAGGCGCTTGAGCGATTCGAATCGGTCAAGCCCGACATCTTAGTAACCGATATCGGGCTTCCGGACGGCAATGGCATCGACTTAGCCCGCCGGTTCCGTGACGCCCGCCCTGCGCTGCGCGTCGTCTTCCTCACTTGTCACGAAGATTTTCAATATGTGAAGGAAGCGCTTCGTATCGATGCGGACGATTATGTCGTTAAGGATGAGTTGAATCCGGAAACTTTCGCGGATACGCTGCGGAAGGCGGCGTCCCGTCTTGCGCTCGAACAAGAACAGCTGGAGCGCATCGCCTACAAGAGCGACTTGGAGCGAAACCGCGACGTTCTGCTCCGACAGTTCTTTACTGAACTCACCGGCACGGGGCAACCGTCGGCAATGCTGGAGCACGGAAGGCGGCTCGGGATCGGTTGGAGCGACTCGAATTTCGCCGTCGGTTGGTTCCATCTGGACGCCGGCGACCTGGCTGAAACGTACGACCGTCAGCGCGTCGAATTAATTCGATACGCGGCTTACAATATCGCCGCGGAAGTGGCATCGGACATGCGCGTGACGGCGTTTCCTTTCATGGACCATCGGTTATGGCTCATCGCTTGCGATGCGAGCGCCGACGACGCAACGGCCGAATTGCGCCGCTTCGCACCGCTATATCAAGCGAAACTGGCGGAGTTTCTTAAGGTTCGCAGCTATTATTTCGTCGAGGCGGAGTCCAGCGACTTGCCTGGTCTCGGCGCCTTACTTCACAGAGCGAGAGATCGGGCGGAGTTCGAATATTTCGTCGACGGCGCGAAGGGAAACATGGTCCGACAAGCGACGCAGGGCGCGGCCCGCGCGGGTTCGGAAGGGCTGACGGCGAAATGGACCGAGGCGTTGGCCGCCGGCGATCGTTCGTTATCCCACTTGTATTTCAGCAATATCGAACAGGCCATCCGAGAAACGGAAAGGGAAGCGAACGGCGCGAAGGAGAAAGTATTGCGTTGCTTACAGGAGGCCAGCGTTCGGTTGGGACGGTCGGTGCCTTCGGGTATTCACGAGGATATCGATCGATCGGTTCGCCTGGAAGAGGCTTTCCGAATCGTGCGATGGTACGCGGACCGTCTGATTCAAGGGAATACGTCTTCCTCCGAGTCTTCGACGGATCCGGACCTCAAGGCGATTAACGCCTTTATATACGAAAACATGTTTCGGAACGTGACGTCGATCGACATTGCGAGGTACTTGCACCTGAATCCGAGTTACTTTTCGCGGTATTTCAAAAAGCTTACGGGTATGAACTTCACGGACCATGTGCACTTAATCAAGATGGAAGAAGCGAAGCGGCTGCTCGCGGTTGGCGAAACGGCGGAAAATACGGCGTATATGCTAGGGTACTCGGATCGCGCTTACTTCTCTAAGGTATTTAAAAAATATACCGGCTTGAGTCCCAGCGAATACAAGCCGCGTCTACAAACTTGA